TCAATAGTACAGAATaatgagattttaaaaaatttgatcacatttattcgTATGTTCATGTAAAATCGGAGGACGCTTAATTAGTAATATAATCCTAAACGGAAAAtgagttatattattattacacattgaCAAAAACCGCATTtgaataaatataattatttcgAGTCATTCTTATCTGAAAGGAAGAGTCACTTTGCTTTGATGCATGCTGGGAAGCCTGGAGACGTTTTTTTTCTGGCATCCAGGGATCTAAGGACCTGCAaagaaaatgtacaaaaaaatactgtacaattGTTTATCAGATActtttagaacaggggtcaccaacctttttgaaaccaagagctacttcttgggtactgattaatgcgaagggctaccagtacttaaataaattgacagaaatagccaatttgctcattttacctttaactctgttattaataattaatgatatttatctttgtggaaacactgatcatcttaatgatttctcacaataaatatatatatagaaacagataaatatcaatatgcaacactttatgcacatttttcaaattgaacattttcaaatgatcacttctaagacagtcttgtgaaatcacaatatcccattttaactagctagccactaacatttttgaacaaatcatgatttactttgcaccatgtttgtacaaataataactcatgtaaaatacaaaagtcaactttcaaatttttaaataaatcatgtcacacattgaactggacaccaaatctgttatctgtttctttgtcagttagtgaagaccaagtctttaaaatattttctcagattttcaaattctatttgagttttgtctctcttagatttaaaaatgtcgagcaaagcgagaccagcttgctagtaaataaatacaatttaaaaaatagaggcagctcactggtaagtgctgctatttgagctatttttagaacaggccagcgggctactcatctggtccttacgggctacctggtgcccgcgggcaccgcgttggtgacccctgttttagaaaAATATAACAAATTACACAAACTAATGATTCAATAAATCAGGTTCTttcaaagctttaaaaaaaaagaaggaaaaacatCCTTTTCAAACCTGCTAAGCTAAATGATGTCAAATGTAATACAATATTTTCGTAAGGGGCCACATTTGAAAGACTCCCAACTATTGTCCAGTTAGGCCATTACCTGTCTTATAGCATCCTGCTGGCTGTACAAGCTTAGCGTGGCCGTGGCAGCTTCTCTCACGGCATGGTGGGTGTCAGTGCAATCGGCCCTCAGGAGTAACCTGCACACATTCTCCTCCATCAGAGTGGGTACAGCACCATGAACATGCACCAGGTTTCCGAGTGCTGCACAAGCGTGGACACGAGTGTGGGCATCAGTGTCAGAGGTCAGCGATGCCAGTCTGGCTCCTGTCATTCTTGCTTCTTCTAACCATTTTCTAATCTCTTCATCATCTGATTCATTCTTTGACACAATGGCAACTCCTGCTTCGCTGCTTGAATCCTGGTGTGCATCATTGCCCTTTACGTTTACCCACTTTTTAGTGTTGCCTACATTTCCACTGTGCCTGCTGGTGCTGAACCCAGCTTCCATTGCAATATAACCCAACCATTTACCAACTGCCAAGCAAGCTGCACGCCGCACATGCACGCTAGCATCCTCAAGAAGGTCTACCatgcttttaaaaatgtttggttGTAAATTGGGCAGTGTGGGAGACCTGAACGGGAACACATTTCCTAAAACTTTACATGTGCCAGCCCTGATTGGATCGTAAGCGTGTGCCAGTGCCCGGTGCAGCACTAAAGGTTCTAGGTGCAGCTGACCAGGACAAAAACACGTGATGAGGTATAACAGAGACAGGAGCTCTACCGCAGAGTCCCCCAGTTCGTCCAGCAGCAGCAAATCAGAGAGCAGAGAACTGGCGGTTCTGGTCGGAGTCTGCTGGCCCGATGTAGTGACGGCTGGTGTGGAGAAAAAGCCACAGGAAGCTTTACAGAGGCGGGAAACACAACGTTGACGATCGCACAGCAACAGGCGGCGTAGTAGTGAGAGTGGCGCCTCTACTGATGAGGGAGGAAGAGTTTCAATCACctgacaaaaaatacaaacaagaaCACGACATCATCAACACTAATAAAAGAAGACTACAAAGAAACAGAGACAATATGCAtcatgctgtttttttttgtgcaagtGTTGCTCTTTGTTGCATCACTGAATTATGTTTGCTCTCACAGAGTCTTGCCTCTATTACCTTACTTCTAAAGGCAGTGGGAACAAAATAGACCTCATGTCCCCAATTGTCTATAGAGTTCTTGGACATTACAGTCCAAATATGGCAAATGTTCAACATTCTCACATTACAATTGTCTTTGTCTCCTGACACTTAAACTTGTTTTGCTTTAGTCAAAACCACAACCTCTAAGggtttgttttattgtttttactaGAACTCTCTTTACGGCAAATAATACGGATTCTTAACTTCATCTTTAATCGTTTCCAGACCGTATTTTGATAGAGCAAACTAACCTGCAGGAGCCTTTTAACAACATCACAGCTGTCGTACACATGCAGTACAATGGAACAGGTGTGTGAATTCAGGTTGAGGGCGAATGGAAGGCACAGGAAGTGGGAGCTCAACTCTATAAAGAGCTCAGGACTTAAGACCCCTTCTGATGTACCTGAACAGCCTTCAGCAAATAAAGCATGACTGTTgggaaataaaataaattatttttagaaAAAGTGGACTCAAATCTTTTAATGATAGTGAGGAAGCTGGATACTATAACTAACCATTCAGTGCTCAACAGCCAGCCAAGAGTGTACACAAATGTTGATTTGCCCTCACAAAACAATGAAATATATGAATATGGATCCTTGCAGAGAACCAACATTGTGGCAGACATGAGAACATGCAATCCTGAAAGAAGAACATGGAAACTAttaatgtcagtttttcccataaaTTCATGCAATTGTTTTACTTGGTGATACCTGTTGGCCtcactcataaacacattataatgggactgtgtgtgtgaatgtagatTGTTGTTTCTATATCATTGTAACTCTGCTTGAATACACCTCATACGCATTtgcaattttaaaaaaagcaaCTAGCGACTAATTTTCTGGTCAAAATTACATGCACCTACGTCATGGTTTCTTATGCTAATTATACAATGACATCATCAACTGCTTCTACTCCCTTCCCAACCCCACAAATAGACTGCAGTCATGCGGGATACACTGAACAGTTTCATTTGTTGCGTTTTAGTAACAATGTAATGTATTGTTTACCATTGGTTGAGCAGAAGTCCATGTCTGGCATCGTCTTTGCTAATGAGGTGCCGATCTCTTCCCAAACGTGATGAATCACGAGTGGATCCAAACATGAGGAACCATCGCATTGCTGTAAGGAAGACAAAAGTGACAAAGAATTTAGTTAATCTGAAAATATTTACCAATGTCACCTTATATCTGTTATAAACAATAGGTGTATGTGATATCCTTCAAAATTATATGTAAAAGACTACTTAAGCCTAACAGGGATCTTCTACCTTCATCACTATTAGAACTAATTTGACCAGCAACATTAATAATACTTTAGAAACTCAGCTTACAACTTTAAtttgttctgtgacagagctcttaagtcaaaacacttgtatctcaaatcaacgacTCCCACTGAATTCAAATTTCATAGGTGCTTGGctcccccaaaacagcacaattttaacatgtaacatgccttttaaaaagaaaaactaacttctagataatacatattatatgaaaaacaatgcaatagaccgtgctacaaacaactacagtagttttatgaagagaTGTATTAACAATGTACAAAATCTATTTTGGAGAGTGGACAtctacagtatctccttctaTCTGCTTCTGTTTATTTCCATGGATAAATGTTCACCATTTGGATGTTATTTTCACGCCGTTGGCTGCTGTTGACTCATTCTGCTTTCGTATGGTGCATGCAGACTAGCAGTAACACGCTCCAAAGTTAGGTAAATACACGCTAACCGCAcgttgtcatgtttttgatgatttccttctttaattaaattaaaattctcCACTccatctcagcactgtccttcgcaATTACTTTCTTCATTGACATGGTTGAAAAACAAAGATATATCCATCTCTAGCtaaaagctaatgctagcgagtaagaccagatgttttgggtggatcttacagggttcactgtggcgtggcgaagttgatagagtggctgtgccagcaatcggagtgttgctggttactggggttcaattcccccaccttctaccttcctagtcacgtccgttgtgtccttgggcaagacacttcaccttttgcctctgatggctgctggttagcgccttgcatggcagctcccgccatcagtgtgtgaatgggtaaatgtggaaatactgtcaaagcgctttgagtaccttgaaggtagaaaagcgctatacaagtacaacccatttatcatttatttatttactacaccaactaatggcagggatgcttgtaactcaaatttctgcttgcaacttaaagcataacaacatAGTTGTCGAGAAGCTACAGGTAGCTCACAAACTACCTGGTAAAGACCCCTGAAATTGTATTTACTGACTGACCTCAGAGAGAGTGTGCAGAAGTAAAGATAGGAGGCCGTCACAGAGTCCCCATCCAGGCGGGAGAGAAAGCTCCTGCTTTCAAAGCAAGGGTCAACGACAGACAAATagaacaaataataaatgaactcaaataaatGAGATGTCCAATTATCACATCAAAACCAATTGTGTACCTGATGAGAGCCACAGACAAGTTCTTTCAGCAAGAAGCTGAGCCTGTCCACATCAATATTGACAGCAACCTTGTCTCGAGTAAAGAGAGATAAAACACAGCCAGCCAGAGGCTAAAGGAAAAGAAACAACACAGTCAAATGTGTCCAATAGCAAACTAATTCTATGTATTTGTACTGACAGCTAAAGGATTGAGGTCTGCTTGGTTAAGGATTGTTAAGAAGGGCTTGATGAACTCTTCAGGTCTACGAGCAGAGTCACATGATGGAGGACAAgtcatatgtacatatttattatacaaTACTTAATATTTAATGAATAATCAAACCTGTTTTCTCCTTTCAACCAGTCATGGTTCTTCTGCCAGTAGATCAGTAGAACAACAATCATTTCCCCAAGTGCTTGCAGACTCCCCGGTTGCTGCTCAGTATAATGGTGCAAATTGATTACAGAATTCAGACGTTCAAAATTAGCAGCATTTGTGTGAAGTCCAACCTGAATGAAATGGGAGTTTCCAACAGAGTTGTGAACTAAGCTAATGATAAGATGTGGCAGTCCTAGTTGGTTAATATTGTCATTTGGGTCAGAGGTCAGAATCAGGTTCCGCAGGACTTTCAGCGGATGGCGAATGCGCCACACGTCCTCAAAGACACCACCACTTAACTGACCAAGCAAATAAGTAAGTAAGTGTGATTATTACACTAAAATGACATTCCAAACTGGACAATTACCTGTTTTTCAAACAGCAAAATACTGGATTTCAGTAGAGCTACAATGTTACTGCAGTTGAACGGATGTTTTTCTAGTCTGCTTAGGTCGGATTCTTCAACAAGCTTCTCCCAGAATTCCTCACTCTCGACTGTCTGAGCAGTTGGCAAAGTTTATGCATGCAACAAATCTTAATTACCAGACGTCCAAATGAGTAATAACAAATTAGGCTTACTGTGAAACTTGACACATTTTTAGTGACGTCACATCTTCTCTCTTGTCGTGGCCCAACTTCTACTGAGGGGAACTCTCGTTCATAGTCTTGGCTGATTAGACCTCTGCTGAGGCAACACACATTGTAGTGAAAACACACACTGGTAAAACATTATCTTGTGCAATAATAAAGACCTATTTGAAGAACCAGATGTATGGTTCTTTTGATATGAAATTTGAGGAGCTTTCAGAGTTGAATAAACTGGGGTGATGGATTTGTCCCTAAGGCCCACTGATGTTACTAAAGAATTGGCTTTCTCACTTTCCACTCCATCCTTCATTTCCTGTAAACGGAGAAAGTTCAGGTTCATGACTCCTgtgataaatatttttaaattggtGATTATTACCAACCAACATACTTTAGCACTGCCGACTGATGTCTTTGGGTCACTTTTGCTTCTCTGCTCTTTGACCTTTCGCACTATTTTGCTCTCCCCAGATTTTACTGGTGTCTTTTCTGCTATTTGTTTAAGTTTCAGTGCCAGCATGTCAGGGTCTGGGGTGACTGTCAGAGGACTGGAAACATCTGTATCTGGCAGCACTGCTAACACACCACCTTGTTAGTAAGCATTACACAAATAAGTGCTGAAACAGTCCCATGCCATCACCTTGAACACCATCTGCAACAAAAGGATGATGCAGGAGGTCCGGCCATGACAGTCGCATCTGAGGGTCTTTGGTCAACAAACCTTTTAGGAAACTCTGAAAAATAAATCTATTCTGAATATGCATTGTGATTTGACATAATAAATAACACAATAGCCGCAACGTACCGTGCATGTGCTGCTCATAGTGTCTGGCCACTTGATGGGGTCTTTCACAATGAGCTGCACTAAATGGAAGATGGAGTTAGTGTAGAAAGGAGGCGCCCCCGTGTGGAGCTCATACAGAATGCAGCCAAGTGACCAGAGATCAGCAGTGTGATCGTAAGGCTTCTCTGCCACTAATTCAGGGGACATGTATAAGGGTGTTCCCTTGATAGAGGTCAGCACCATAGTGGACACACTCATTGCCCTCGCAAACCTAGAAAAGAATGGCATCAATTGAATGGAATGCAGACAtgtgacaaaaaatgtttgtgccACCGTGATAATAAAAGTACCTACCCAAAGTCACACAGTTTCACCACTCCATTTTTATCAAAGAGGATATTTTGTGGTTTCATGTCTCGGTGAAGAATCCGACGAGAGTGCAAATAATACAGAGCTGACACCAGTTGGCAGGCAATCTCACGAACCTTGGATTAAagaagtgcttctcaattatctaAATTAATATATTTTCTATTATACACTATTGACAACCTGATAAGATCTATTTATTTGTCTGTACAAACCACTGTATGAGTTTCAGGCACCATTCACCTGCATCCAATCACCTGATTATCAAAATAGATTAATAACATGAGCGGAGGTCAAATCTACAACAACTTTAACTAAGTTTACTCACTCAATTTGTATAATTTAAACAAGATTGCTTAAGCTGCCTGATATATATTCCAATAAAAATTCCTACTGTACATTAAATTGAAGTTGAAATGTGCATCCCCCTGTCAGTTTCCAACTAATTGTAAAAAATAAGTAATCAAACATTCTGACatagtaacaacaacatgactgcaaattgttagttgcttctctgggAATGCTTTTGTGTATGTGCATGCACTCTAGGCGTGCACGTGGGTATGAGACGGGCGTGAGTGACAGCCTGAACACCGGCCTTTTTTCTTGGGCCGATGAACAATTattattcaatataattagtaattgtgaaaaatagacttaaaataataaaaacatattgctTTAAACCACCAATGGTAAAATAAGCTACATAAGTGTTTCTTgttatattattttaaatgtaaattttaaCATGTTGCAAACAGTCACTTTTAATGCTGTAACGCAAAATGAGCAAGGAGCATGGATAGGAAACACATCTTTGGGCCTGCCTATTGTATATGTGATATTATAGGTGAAAACCAATCACAAATGGAATTTCTTGCTCAAATTCAGGCTAACAACTATGTCGAAGTAGTTATTAGCTAATAACAATCCAAacgacaggtgtcaaactcaaggcctatTCTCGCCGCCCACATCAttttgccatgtggccctcaatgaaaacgagtttaacACGCCTGAAACTACAGCTTTCTCTTTACACTCATTAAGGGTTACAATTGTTTTGTTAAATCCCCGCTGTGTAAAAGGCCAGAAGACAAATATTTAGGAGATGAATATTTACAATTTGACATGACAAACACAACAAGTAATTTCCTCTTACTCTACAGATCAGTATATCTCAAATACTGAATGGCGAGTAAAATGGGAGATTTTCATTTTTTGTCTTTCGTATTTATGTTACATCGATATAAAAACCTTGAGCTGGGTGGCAGCAGTGCTCGATCTAATCCAGGGGTGTGAAacacattttagatcgggggccacatggagaaaaatctactcccaagttggccggactggtaaaatcacggcacgataacttaaaaataaaaaaaaattcaaatagttttaccccgccttccgcccgattgtagctgagataggctccggcgaccccaaaagggacaagcggtagaaaatggattgatggatggatatttaaaaatagaacaagcacaaatatacaaatcataatgttgttgtgggtttttttacacttgttgcggttaataatttatttgtcgttatttatattttctgaataaattatgtgataatgttcctcagtcaacttattggtgttaattttcaacctattaagataaacatttttattaatatcaaattacaggatgttatttatgtagtttgatcattttcctcgactgatgtactaacatcatgtggtttattttgtacatatgtagcatcatcttcaaagatacaaagaattactattgcgacatccagtggacacatttagaacagctgtttcattgattcaaaaatttcaggtacatttttatacttagcaaactcatcccgcaggccggataaatcCCGTTctcgggcctgatccggccctcgggcagtacgtttgacacccctgatctaatctgttctacccagtagaagtagtaagtaaatgtgtacagagCTAATGGAGGAGAATAAATGGATCAGAGGCATATATAAAGAATGTAACTCACACAGTCAATGTAcagataaatattaaatatgatcAAATTAGCCTCTATACCCTTGCCATGCCCTCGGTGGGCCCATGAGCCCCACTTTTTGAGGTTACCTGACTTTCTGGTAAGCTGCCATCATCCTCAATGATCTGGAACAACTGACCCTCAGCATACTCGGTCACAACCACCACCTATTACAAcaggttaccatgaattgattaacgtggaccccgacttaaacaagttgaaaaacgtattcgggtgttaccatttagtggtcaattgtacggaatatgtactgtactgtgcaatctactaataaaagtttcaatcaatcaatgaaaggtAAGGCTCGTGTATGCGTAGTCTATTTTAATCACGAAAACCATACCTCTGTTTCGGTTTCAAAGCTGTCGAAAAGTTTCACAATGTTTGGATGTTGAAGGTTTGTCATGATCTCGATTTCTTTTTTTAGACTTTGCAGCTCTTTCTTCGAGCGTCCCATTTTAGGCATGAACTTCAGAGCCACCAcctgaaattatatatatatatgattttatattatatatatatatatatatatatatatatatatatatatatatatatatatatatatatatatatatatatatatatatatatatatatatatatatatatatatatatatatatatatatatatatatatatatatatatattcagtttatttttaataaagAGAAACTTACTTGTCCTAAAAACTTCTTCATTCCTTTATGGACTCGACCAAAAGAGCCTTCTCCAACCAATTCTAACACATGATAAGAATCCATGACTCGGCAGGTGACCTCTAATTTAGGAATGAGCCGTGACTGAACAGTTTTCTTTCtcaaattagaaaaaataaatgaaatgcaATCAATTCCACTACTTATTTAGAAATAGTTGTAAATAGTGACGTTAAATCAGCGCGGAAATGTTTTGTGTGTTCTGTCAACTTCAACAGGGTAAGAAAAAATGCGGGGGTACAGGTCTAACTGCCTTATCACAAAAGcaccaaacacacacaaaaagtgtCAGTAAGTCAAAAAAAATGATAGGAGGTTACAATTGTTTATTAAAATGTCGCAGTTAGATTACATTCAGAGTGAAATATCACGGAGAACATTTAATTATATCGTCGAGACCAACTGGCTTTCCTATGGGCAGCTATATTACGGGGTCCTGAGATTAGCAACAACTGGCGCGTTCCCAGCAACAGGCAAGCAACCCCAAACAAACAAGGTTGCGAGCTGGACCTACCTACTTTCTGGACTTTCTGGATGTAGCaacattttatttagaaaatgttAAATGTGTTATCTGCGCAAGTGCATGCATCTATCTGAATATGATATGTTACAGCAAATTAAAGTTTTATCATGTTGTGTTATATAGacaagggatgtccaaagtgcagaCCGGGGGCCAATTTCTCAGCTccttttttattggccctcaggtgatcgcaaaaataaataaataaaataaatataatatcgaGATGTTATTAATCATGTCAAACCATAAAattattaatcacacttttgtgtTTGGATTAATTAATCATGATACAAGGCTTATTAGTTATATAACTCGCTTGCGTAATTTCAATCaccttaaacatccatccatttcctgcaCATTTTAATTATAAAACAACCCCAATACTTAGTCATAATGCAATTGTATTGCTACTGTAACAAAATTGTGTGATTGATCCGTGTATATACGTGAttaattcaacattttttttgtcattaatcgCATGCGTTAAcccgttatttttgacagccctagttattaCACTGATTTCCTTGTCACCTATAGCACAAAGCTAACATGGACGTTTTGTACAGCTAGCTTGGCATATATTgacatacaaaaccagtgaagttggcacgttgtgtaaatcgtaaataaaaacagaatacaattatttgcaaatccttttcaacttgtattcaattcaatagactgcaaagacaagatatttaatgttcgaactgagaacgtttttttgcaaataatcattaacttagaatttaatggcagcaacacattgcaaaaacgttggcacagtggcatttttaccactgtgttacatggcctttccttttaacaacactcagtaaacgtttgggaacacaccaatttttgaagcttttcaggtggaattctttctctcattcttgcttgatgtacagcttaagttgttcaacagtccggtgtctccgttgtcgtattttacgcttcataatgcgccacacattttcaatgggagataggtctggaatacaggcaggccagtctagtacccgcactcttttactacgaagccacgctgttgtaacacgtgcagaatgtgggttggcattgtcttgttgaaataagcaggggcgtccatgaaaaagacgttccctggatggcaacatgttgctctaaaacctgtaggtacctttcagcattaagttacccatgccttgggcactaatacacacccataccatcacagtagcgacaaactgtagttactgacagtggttttttgaagtgttcctgagccctcgTGGTGATATCTTttcttttgccacttgtgccagcttttttgaaacatgttgcaggcatcaaattccaaatgagctaatattttcaaaaaataacagtttaccagtttgaatgttaagtatcttgtctttgcagtgtagtcaattgaatataggttgaaaaggatttgcaaatcattgtactgtttttatttacgatttacccaacgtgccaacttcactggttttggtttatGTACATTTTGCTTTTAGCAACTTTAATGTACAAATACATAAAGGTGGCCTCCGCATCCTATTTTACCAAATGCGGCCCTTGCTGtgtttgtacacccctggtgtagactaaTTGCTTATATTGTTTTAAATATGGACAAACTATAGGCTCCTATAGCTGGAGGTGCCTACTTCATGGATACAccaaaatacattatatattaaatgtgtcaCTGTGTGCCTCTGTCCATCAATTATGTCAAAAATATAATCTGTTACAATTAAGGTCTATTGTGTTAGTGTTTATTGCTTATATTGTCCACTATAAATTGTAGGCTAATTAAGATATGGCACGGTACAAAATATATTGCCAAGTTTTTGATTTTTATAAAAACAGATGTCACAATGCAGCAAACAATACTTGTGCAGCGAGTGTGCATGATAGAAATGGAAAGCCTGAATATTTTCTTGCTTGCATTGAGGGATCatcaaatactttaaaatgtaagcaAT
This Entelurus aequoreus isolate RoL-2023_Sb linkage group LG05, RoL_Eaeq_v1.1, whole genome shotgun sequence DNA region includes the following protein-coding sequences:
- the stk36 gene encoding serine/threonine-protein kinase 36 isoform X2 — translated: MDSYHVLELVGEGSFGRVHKGMKKFLGQVVALKFMPKMGRSKKELQSLKKEIEIMTNLQHPNIVKLFDSFETETEVVVVTEYAEGQLFQIIEDDGSLPESQVREIACQLVSALYYLHSRRILHRDMKPQNILFDKNGVVKLCDFGFARAMSVSTMVLTSIKGTPLYMSPELVAEKPYDHTADLWSLGCILYELHTGAPPFYTNSIFHLVQLIVKDPIKWPDTMSSTCTSFLKGLLTKDPQMRLSWPDLLHHPFVADGVQVLPDTDVSSPLTVTPDPDMLALKLKQIAEKTPVKSGESKIVRKVKEQRSKSDPKTSVGSAKEMKDGVESEKANSLVTSVGLRDKSITPVYSTLKAPQISYQKNHTSGSSNRGLISQDYEREFPSVEVGPRQERRCDVTKNVSSFTTVESEEFWEKLVEESDLSRLEKHPFNCSNIVALLKSSILLFEKQLSGGVFEDVWRIRHPLKVLRNLILTSDPNDNINQLGLPHLIISLVHNSVGNSHFIQQPGSLQALGEMIVVLLIYWQKNHDWLKGENRPEEFIKPFLTILNQADLNPLAPLAGCVLSLFTRDKVAVNIDVDRLSFLLKELVCGSHQELSLPPGWGLCDGLLSLLLHTLSEQCDGSSCLDPLVIHHVWEEIGTSLAKTMPDMDFCSTNGLHVLMSATMLVLCKDPYSYISLFCEGKSTFVYTLGWLLSTECHALFAEGCSGTSEGVLSPELFIELSSHFLCLPFALNLNSHTCSIVLHVYDSCDVVKRLLQVIETLPPSSVEAPLSLLRRLLLCDRQRCVSRLCKASCGFFSTPAVTTSGQQTPTRTASSLLSDLLLLDELGDSAVELLSLLYLITCFCPGQLHLEPLVLHRALAHAYDPIRAGTCKVLGNVFPFRSPTLPNLQPNIFKSMVDLLEDASVHVRRAACLAVGKWLGYIAMEAGFSTSRHSGNVGNTKKWVNVKGNDAHQDSSSEAGVAIVSKNESDDEEIRKWLEEARMTGARLASLTSDTDAHTRVHACAALGNLVHVHGAVPTLMEENVCRLLLRADCTDTHHAVREAATATLSLYSQQDAIRQVLRSLDARKKTSPGFPACIKAK
- the stk36 gene encoding serine/threonine-protein kinase 36 isoform X1, with protein sequence MDSYHVLELVGEGSFGRVHKGMKKFLGQVVALKFMPKMGRSKKELQSLKKEIEIMTNLQHPNIVKLFDSFETETEVVVVTEYAEGQLFQIIEDDGSLPESQVREIACQLVSALYYLHSRRILHRDMKPQNILFDKNGVVKLCDFGFARAMSVSTMVLTSIKGTPLYMSPELVAEKPYDHTADLWSLGCILYELHTGAPPFYTNSIFHLVQLIVKDPIKWPDTMSSTCTSFLKGLLTKDPQMRLSWPDLLHHPFVADGVQVLPDTDVSSPLTVTPDPDMLALKLKQIAEKTPVKSGESKIVRKVKEQRSKSDPKTSVGSAKEMKDGVESEKANSLVTSVGLRDKSITPVYSTLKAPQISYQKNHTSGSSNRGLISQDYEREFPSVEVGPRQERRCDVTKNVSSFTTVESEEFWEKLVEESDLSRLEKHPFNCSNIVALLKSSILLFEKQLSGGVFEDVWRIRHPLKVLRNLILTSDPNDNINQLGLPHLIISLVHNSVGNSHFIQQPGSLQALGEMIVVLLIYWQKNHDWLKGENRPEEFIKPFLTILNQADLNPLAPLAGCVLSLFTRDKVAVNIDVDRLSFLLKELVCGSHQQELSLPPGWGLCDGLLSLLLHTLSEQCDGSSCLDPLVIHHVWEEIGTSLAKTMPDMDFCSTNGLHVLMSATMLVLCKDPYSYISLFCEGKSTFVYTLGWLLSTECHALFAEGCSGTSEGVLSPELFIELSSHFLCLPFALNLNSHTCSIVLHVYDSCDVVKRLLQVIETLPPSSVEAPLSLLRRLLLCDRQRCVSRLCKASCGFFSTPAVTTSGQQTPTRTASSLLSDLLLLDELGDSAVELLSLLYLITCFCPGQLHLEPLVLHRALAHAYDPIRAGTCKVLGNVFPFRSPTLPNLQPNIFKSMVDLLEDASVHVRRAACLAVGKWLGYIAMEAGFSTSRHSGNVGNTKKWVNVKGNDAHQDSSSEAGVAIVSKNESDDEEIRKWLEEARMTGARLASLTSDTDAHTRVHACAALGNLVHVHGAVPTLMEENVCRLLLRADCTDTHHAVREAATATLSLYSQQDAIRQVLRSLDARKKTSPGFPACIKAK